The nucleotide window GGGCCGTGGTACGCGCGTCGGCTCGACCGGCCACCGAGACACGATGGACCGCGCCCGCAAAATGATGAGTTCCGAACAGCTCAAAGCGTTCGACATCTCACTGGAACCCGCCTCGGTCCGGAAGGAATACGGCGAAACGCCGTTCGGGCGCGGGTGCCTCGCGGCCCGGCGGCTCACCGAGGTCGGTGTGCGGTGCGTCGAGGTGACGCTCGGCGGGTGGGACAGCCACGCGAACAACCATCAGATCACCACGCGCCTCAAGGGCGAACTGGACCCGGCGTTCTCCGCGCTCCTTCGTGACCTGAACGGGCGCGGCACGCTGAAAGACACGCTGGTGATGTGCGTCGGGGAGTTCGGCCGCACCCCGCAAATGAATAACCTCGGTGGCCGCGATCACTGGCCCCACAACTTCGCGGCGGCACTTGCGGGCGGTGGGATCAAAGGCGGCACCGTGGTCGGCGAGAGCGACCCGAATGGCGGAAAGCTGCCCGAAAACAAGCGCCAACCAATCGCGAACCTGAATGCGACCGTACTCCAGGCTCTTAGGATCGACTGTGAACACACGCTCCGGAGCCCGATCGGACGCACGTTCCCGCGCAGCGAGGGTAAGCCCATCAAGGCCATTCTGGTGTGAAATACAGTGGGCCCGAATGGCACTTCCTGGGGCTGTAAGTCGATTCGGTGTTAGAGGATAGGCGCGGGATGTCCGGGTTGCGAAGATGGAGTTACGACCGCCTCAACCCCGGCCCGGACATCCCACGATGGTACATTCTACCCGGCCCACGGCACCGAGCCAGATGCGTGCGATCCGCAACCGGTTCGCCCAAGGCGACGGGCTGCCCTTTGCGGATGCGCTCCCCGAATCGAGCATCGAACCGGCGATCCAGGAGCACGGCGGGGGATGGCGGGACGAGGTGTTCACCCCGGTCGTCACCCCGTGGGCGTTTCTCACCCAGGTCATCTGTCCCGTCGGGTGCTGCCGGTTGGCCGTCGCGCGGGTCCTGGCGTGGCTCGTGGTCCGGGGGGAGCCGCCGTGCGGGCCGGGCACGGGCGGGTACTGCAAGCCCGCACCCGGTTGCCCGAGGGCGATTCCACAACTGGCCCGGCACACCGGTCGCGGGTTGCACGACCGGGCCCCCGGGAACTGGCGGTGGAACGGCCGCCGGGTGCTGATCGCCGACGGCACCACGGTCACCATGCCCGATACCCCGAAGAACCAGAACGAGTACCCGCACCCGGGCTCCCAGGCCGACGGCATCGGGTTCCCGCAGATCCGGTTGGTCGCCCTGTTCTGCCTGGCCTGTGGGGCCGTTCTGGACGCGGCCCTGGGCCCGAGCCGGGGCAAGCAATCGGGCGAGACCGCCTTGCGGCGTCAGATCGCCGGGAGCGTCGGGTCCGGGACCGTGCTCCTGGCGGACCGGTACTTCGGGGGCTGGTTCGACCTGGTCCTGTGGCGGGAGCGGGGCATCGACGTGGTGACCCGGATCCACCAGAAGCGGGCCACGGACTTCCGCCGGGGCCGGCGGTTGGGCCGTGACGATCACGTGGTGCGGTGGCCCAAGGGGCAACGCCCGGAGTGGATGGATCGCGACACGTACGTGCGGTTGCCGGACGAGTTGGACATCCGCGAGGTCCGGGTGCGGGTCGCCCAGCGGGGGTTCCGGACCCGCGTGCTGGTGGTCGCCACGACCCTAACGGACCCGTCGATCCGGGCCACGGATCTGGGGGAGCGGTACCGCCAGAGGTGGAGCATTGAGGTGGACCTGAGACATGAACCCGCCGAAGTTGTCCCATTTGGATAGTCGTAAATCCTTGGCCGGAAACGCATTACACGAGTCCAAATGCGGCAGTAACGGCGGGTTCATGTATGAGGAGCGTCCAGGTGACGCTGGGAATGGACGTGCTGCGGTGCAAGACCCCGGGGCTGGTGCGGAAGGAGGTGTGGGCCCACCTGCTGGCCTACAACCTGATCCGCACGGCCATGGCCCAGGTGGCCCAGGCCTCGGAGCGCCGGCCACGCGAGCTAAGTGACTGTCCCATATGTGGCGGTTGGGTGGGTAGAATGGTCCATGCGAACCCAATCCTACCCGAGCGACGTGACCGACGAGCAGTGGGGGCTCATCGAGCCACACATCCCCGTGTACCCCGGCGGCCGTCCCCGCACCACCGCCCTGCGGGACGTCACCGACGCGGTCTTCTACGTGCTGCGGACCGGTTGCCAGTGGCGGTACCGGCCCAAGGACTTCCCGCCCAAGTCCACGGTCGGGCGGTACTTCGACGAGTGGCGACACAACGGCACCCGCGACACGATCCATGACCTTCTCCGCAAAAAGGTCCGCACCGCCGAGAGGCCGTACTCGCCCCGGACGACCGCGAGCGTGGATAGCCAGTCGGTGGACACGACCTCCGGCGGCGAGGAGCGGGGCCGGGACAACGCCAAGAACGTGGACGGGCGGAAGCGGCACATCCTCGTGGATTCCATGGGGTTGCTGCTGGCCGTGCTGGTGACGGCCGCGAGCGTCGATGATGCCAAGGCGGCGGCCGAACTGTTCGGCCGGCTGGACGAGCAACCGATGGGGAAGGTGCGCCGGGTGTTCGCCGACCGCAAGTACCACAACTACGCCCTGTACGAGTGGGTCGAGACGAACGCCCGGTGGGAGCTGGTCATCGTCCGCCGCCCGGACGGGGCCAAGGGGTGGGTGAAGTTACCGCGGCGGTGGACGGTGGAGCGGACGTTCGCCTGGCTGGGGACGTGCCGGCGGTTGTCCAAGGACCGGGAGAAGACGGTGCGGTCGTCGGAGGCGTTCGTCAAGTTGGCCATGATCCACCTGATGCTCAACCGGCTTGAGCCGAAAGGGGTCGACGCCGAGTTTCAATACCACACGGTGGCATAAATCCCACATATGGGACAGTCACTCAGAGATTGAAGCCGGGGCGTTGAGCAGGTCCAAGGCGAGGTCGGGGCGAGCGACCATGGCCCGGGTTGCCGCCGCCACACTGGGGTGTTCGGTGTTCCGCAACAGGTACACCGCGACATTCCGCAGCGACGCCAACGCGCGTGGGGCCGGACCGCGCCGCACCCGGCACCGGTCCTCCCCGAGCGTCACGTCGCGGGTGTAATGCAACCCGTTCTCGATACCCCAGTGGCCGCGCGAGTAACCTAACAGTGCACCCGCGTCGGCCGCCAACGTGCTGAGGCTGGTGATCCCGTACACCACCTCCACCGTGGCCTTCCCGTTCGCCTTCCGCCGCCGCTCGAGCCGGAACGCCTGTCCCACACCCGGCCAGTTGCTCAAGTACCCGTTGAGCCACGTGGTGGTGGTAATGGTCCGCCGCTCGACACGCCCGTGTCCCTTGCCTTGGTCGGTTGCCGTGCCCGCGTGTTCAGCCCACTGTGCCTGAACCGAGGGGGGAAAAGCCGCCCGACTCGGCGGCGAACGCGGTCTCGATGTCCCGCCGCAGTTCGGACTGGTTCCCCTTGGCGTAGAGGATGTAATCGCCGCCCTTGTGGAGTACCTTCGCGCACACGTCGGCGTGGGTGAAGATGGCGTCGCCCGTGACCACCGACCCGCCCAGCGGGGGCAGCACGTCCAGCAACCGCAGGGCCGCCTGGTGCTCGTTGGTGGTGGCTTCGACGGTCATCTGAGCGATCACCCCGGAGGCCTGGGGGGCGTACGCGGCCAGCAGGTGGGTACCCGGTACCGCCCCGTCCCGGGACCCACACAACCGCTTCCCGTCCAACGCGATGTGGTCCCACCCGTCCGGGTGCCGATCCCCGAGCCATGCACCGATGATCCGGTCCAGGTGGTCGGCGTCCAACTTCCGCAGCAACCCGGCGATGGTATTGGCGCACGGCATGTTGCCGTTCTGGAACCCCAGCGCATGGCCCAACCGCTTCGGCCGCAGCCGACCGAACTGCGAGATGGCCTCGGGCGTGGTATGCCCGGCCATCACCGCCACCAGGCACAGAGTCAACAGCCCCACCAGCCGGTACTGGCGCCCGTGGCGGCTCCGCGGGTCCGGTAACTCGGCCAACCGCTCGACCAGTGACCCGGGCATTGGCGACTCCCAAATGAGGAGTCGCTCACATACCCAAATGCAGCACCTTGCCCAAGGTCAATCCGTGCGTAGCCCTGGGGCACGATCGCGAAGGGCTTGAAAGCGACCGCCACGTTGTGGCCCGCGATCGGTGTGGCGTTCGGGTGGTTGCATCAGACGGCCCACGTGTTGGGTGTGGAAGTCACATCCGGTGCGGCGATCCGCAAGAAGCTGGGCGGCTTGTTGGGGGCCATGCCGCGGCACCGTCGTTCGGCGGGCGCGTTGAAAGATGCGGTGCATCACTTCGTGAAGGTCACTCGGAGTTACGGGCCGGGCTTGTTCGCGTGCTACGACGTGGCGGGCCTGCCGCGGACGAACAACGACCTGGAGCAGTTGTTCGGCGCGCACCGGTATCACGAGCGCCGGGCGAGTGGTCGCAAGGGCGGTTCTCCGGGAACCGTGCTTCGTGGGTCGGTGCGGGTGGTGGCCGCGTTGGCGACGCGGACGGGGGAGGTCACCGCGTCGGACTTGGCCGGGGCCGACCGGGACCAATGGAAGCGTGCTCGCGCCGAGCTGGAGGTGCGGCGCCAGCGGCGGGTCGAACGAAGGCGGTTCCGCCGGAACCCGGAGGAATACCTGAAAGCCTTGGAAAACAAGCTCATCCTGTCAAGTTTGCCGGCCTAGCTTTTTTCACCTAGTCGAGCTCGACCTTGAGGCGCCCGATCTGCTCATACAACTCAACCGTCTTGTCCTCCGGGGGTGCGGTGCTATTGGCCGTCGAAGCGAACGCGCCCTCGGCCCCGGCCAGGAGTTGCTTCTTCCAGGCGTGGATCAGGGTCGGGTGGACCCCGTGCTGACTCGCCACCTAGTTGATCGTCTTGTCGCCCTTGAGGGCCGCCAGTGCGACCTGGGCCTTGAACGCTGCCGAGTGACTCTTCCGCTTGCCCGCCATCGGTTCCTCTTCCCTGGATTGCCGGTGTAGCTTAACCGGCGGTCCAGTTTTCGGGGTCCACTATACCACTGTAGTGTGCGAAGTTGGATCGCGTGCGGATCATGCCACCTTCTTCGCGTAGTGGTCGAGCCGAGGGGTGCCGGTGAGGCCCGCGAACACTTTGCGAATCTGATCGAATCCGTTACGGAGCAGGAACCCGGAGTCGCGTCCGTAACTCTTCGAGCCGAGGACGAAGTACCCCGGCTCGCCGGTCTCGGGGGCGCCGGCCGGTTCGGTCACGCGCAACCCGTCGCTGATGCGCAGGTCGGCCCGGTAGCCCACGTTCGCAATGAGCCGCTCGCACTCCCAGGCGATGGGCTTGCCGTTGCTCCGACCGGACACGCGGAAACCCTGGTTTGGGCCGTGGCAAAGGACCTCATCAATGACCGTCTGCGGGTGGAACTCGAGGTTGCCATCGCACCGGGTCGCGAGCGCGTTCGCCCGCGCCGCCAACCGGTCGCGCTCCTTGAGCGGATCGTTGGGGATGCGTGGGAGTGGCTGCCCCCGCGGGCCGCGTGTGAGCCAGACGACCCACGTATCGTTCGCTTCTTCTGCGAGCGCCGCGAGGGCACAAATGGTGGTTGCCGCAGAGTAGCTGCCGCCCACAAGGACGATGCTTTTGCCCGCGTAATGCGCTTTACGGGTGCCGAAAACGTCTTCGATGCCCCAGGCGATGTGCTGCCGGGCCGCGAGTTCGCCCACCGCGGGGATGTTGCCGTCGCCCAGACGCTGTGGGGTGATGTACGTGCCCGTGCAGTCGAGAACGACGTCCGCTGTTACGATGCCCTCTTTGCCCGCAGCGTCGCGGACCAACAGCCGGAACGGGAGCTTGTCCGCGACTTCCGATTTTTTGACGCCGGCCGCCCGCCCGACCTGAAGCACTGCAGCTTCGAGGTTGAGCGATTCGAGCAACGTTTCGGATTCGGCGATGGGGGTCGTGTAGGCTTCGAGGAACTCGCGTCCGGTGAGCAGGTCGGTTTCACCCGGAATCGTGCGCGATCCCTTCTCGTGTCTCACCTTGGCGAGACCAAGCGGCGTGACGTTCCACCCGAACGGGGTGAACAACTTGACGTGCCCCCAGCGGCGCAGGTGCTCGCCCACGGGGCCGCGGTCGAACACCGACACCGTGAACCCGCACGTCTTCGCATACAGTGCAGCTTCGATGCCGATCGGACCCGCACCGATGACCGCCACCCGCAGCGGTTGACCCTTGACCATTTCTGTTCGTGTCCAGTAGTTTCAAGTTAGCGGCGATTTAGGAATAGCGGGCCGCATGGGTTTGCCGGTTAATGGCGGTTACCACGCCCCCATTGCCGGAGCCCCCATGCGGCCCAAGGCCCAGTCTATCCGACCAATCCGGGGCCATGCCACCGTACACCTGCGGCCGGTGCTCACCGACTGGCTCGGTCGAGCGGTCCAACTGCCCAGGCGGCGCCGCCGGTGCACCCCGGAGGTGGTGTGGCAGGTGATCCTGTTCGCGGCCGCGTTCGCCCGGTCCGTGGCCGCCGCGTGTGCCGCCGTCGCCCCGGCCCCGTCCGGGCAGGCCATCTGGGATTGCTTGTACCTGGCGCTCCCCAAGCGGCGCCGCACCCTCGAGCGGTGGTTGCTCCCGGCCCTGCACGCACCACTGGGGAAGCGGAG belongs to Gemmata obscuriglobus and includes:
- a CDS encoding DUF1501 domain-containing protein; this encodes MSSLTRRHFLAAAPSFAWLTPLGTALARASEKTRTPAKSVIVLWLGGGPSQLETFDPMPGTNIAAGTKAVSTAAKGVQLAEGLERLADQMNHVALVRSLWSPEGDHERGTSMVKTGVRPDPTTTYPSLGAVICHALPDTTVDIPRHVSVTPNEWPARGGALGAGFDAFKVFDPKDKVPDVAPHVPQARFEQRLEDLKVVEDSFVKGRGTRVGSTGHRDTMDRARKMMSSEQLKAFDISLEPASVRKEYGETPFGRGCLAARRLTEVGVRCVEVTLGGWDSHANNHQITTRLKGELDPAFSALLRDLNGRGTLKDTLVMCVGEFGRTPQMNNLGGRDHWPHNFAAALAGGGIKGGTVVGESDPNGGKLPENKRQPIANLNATVLQALRIDCEHTLRSPIGRTFPRSEGKPIKAILV
- a CDS encoding IS4 family transposase → MVHSTRPTAPSQMRAIRNRFAQGDGLPFADALPESSIEPAIQEHGGGWRDEVFTPVVTPWAFLTQVICPVGCCRLAVARVLAWLVVRGEPPCGPGTGGYCKPAPGCPRAIPQLARHTGRGLHDRAPGNWRWNGRRVLIADGTTVTMPDTPKNQNEYPHPGSQADGIGFPQIRLVALFCLACGAVLDAALGPSRGKQSGETALRRQIAGSVGSGTVLLADRYFGGWFDLVLWRERGIDVVTRIHQKRATDFRRGRRLGRDDHVVRWPKGQRPEWMDRDTYVRLPDELDIREVRVRVAQRGFRTRVLVVATTLTDPSIRATDLGERYRQRWSIEVDLRHEPAEVVPFG
- a CDS encoding IS5 family transposase; protein product: MRTQSYPSDVTDEQWGLIEPHIPVYPGGRPRTTALRDVTDAVFYVLRTGCQWRYRPKDFPPKSTVGRYFDEWRHNGTRDTIHDLLRKKVRTAERPYSPRTTASVDSQSVDTTSGGEERGRDNAKNVDGRKRHILVDSMGLLLAVLVTAASVDDAKAAAELFGRLDEQPMGKVRRVFADRKYHNYALYEWVETNARWELVIVRRPDGAKGWVKLPRRWTVERTFAWLGTCRRLSKDREKTVRSSEAFVKLAMIHLMLNRLEPKGVDAEFQYHTVA
- a CDS encoding ISAs1 family transposase, translated to MTSSTPRGTSPNCGGTSRPRSPPSRAAFPPSVQAQWAEHAGTATDQGKGHGRVERRTITTTTWLNGYLSNWPGVGQAFRLERRRKANGKATVEVVYGITSLSTLAADAGALLGYSRGHWGIENGLHYTRDVTLGEDRCRVRRGPAPRALASLRNVAVYLLRNTEHPSVAAATRAMVARPDLALDLLNAPASISE
- a CDS encoding ISAs1 family transposase, with translation MPGSLVERLAELPDPRSRHGRQYRLVGLLTLCLVAVMAGHTTPEAISQFGRLRPKRLGHALGFQNGNMPCANTIAGLLRKLDADHLDRIIGAWLGDRHPDGWDHIALDGKRLCGSRDGAVPGTHLLAAYAPQASGVIAQMTVEATTNEHQAALRLLDVLPPLGGSVVTGDAIFTHADVCAKVLHKGGDYILYAKGNQSELRRDIETAFAAESGGFSPLGSGTVG
- a CDS encoding transposase: MASQHGVHPTLIHAWKKQLLAGAEGAFASTANSTAPPEDKTVELYEQIGRLKVELD
- a CDS encoding NAD(P)-binding domain-containing protein; the protein is MVKGQPLRVAVIGAGPIGIEAALYAKTCGFTVSVFDRGPVGEHLRRWGHVKLFTPFGWNVTPLGLAKVRHEKGSRTIPGETDLLTGREFLEAYTTPIAESETLLESLNLEAAVLQVGRAAGVKKSEVADKLPFRLLVRDAAGKEGIVTADVVLDCTGTYITPQRLGDGNIPAVGELAARQHIAWGIEDVFGTRKAHYAGKSIVLVGGSYSAATTICALAALAEEANDTWVVWLTRGPRGQPLPRIPNDPLKERDRLAARANALATRCDGNLEFHPQTVIDEVLCHGPNQGFRVSGRSNGKPIAWECERLIANVGYRADLRISDGLRVTEPAGAPETGEPGYFVLGSKSYGRDSGFLLRNGFDQIRKVFAGLTGTPRLDHYAKKVA